Proteins from one Corynebacterium testudinoris genomic window:
- a CDS encoding glutaminase, translated as MQTPIPEYLADLLDDVRDQDGGDVASYIPELAAADPSRLAIAFCTTSGHVYSAGDADVEFTIQSISKPFVYALAVQELGADAVAEVVGMEPSGEAFNELSLDDNDKHPVNPMINAGAIAVNQLINGEDSTVEERVEKIRVLFSRLAGRELTMDSSLCSSELEGADRNLSIAHMLRSYDIIHDDAHDAVTSYTGQCAILVTVRDLAIMAATLANGGTQPITGEHILDPKTCRLTLAVMSSAGMYDGAGRWMANVGIPAKSGVAGGLIGNLPGQLGIATLSPRLDAQGNSHRGVKIFERLSEDMGMHLMASDYYSAPGIRSITRDGDHTIVRLQGTINFSAAESILHDLTSQTLGGSEMVLDISRVTSFNLVGRRMVKEGLRRFREQGFDVAVYDPEGVLTDLEFSDGTTADTVGALV; from the coding sequence ATGCAGACGCCCATCCCGGAATACCTGGCCGATCTTCTTGACGATGTCCGCGACCAGGACGGAGGCGACGTCGCCTCCTACATTCCCGAACTCGCCGCCGCCGACCCCTCCCGCCTCGCCATCGCCTTCTGCACCACCAGCGGCCACGTCTACTCCGCGGGCGACGCCGACGTGGAGTTCACCATCCAATCCATCTCCAAGCCATTCGTCTACGCCCTCGCCGTCCAGGAACTGGGTGCCGATGCCGTGGCGGAGGTCGTCGGCATGGAACCCTCCGGCGAAGCCTTCAACGAGCTCTCCCTCGACGACAACGACAAGCACCCCGTCAACCCGATGATCAACGCCGGTGCCATCGCCGTCAACCAGCTCATCAACGGCGAAGACTCCACCGTCGAAGAGCGCGTGGAAAAAATCCGCGTGCTGTTCTCCCGACTCGCCGGGCGCGAACTCACCATGGACTCGTCGCTGTGCTCCTCCGAGTTGGAGGGCGCTGACCGCAACCTCTCCATCGCCCACATGCTGCGCAGCTACGACATCATCCACGACGACGCCCACGACGCCGTCACCAGCTACACCGGCCAGTGCGCCATCCTCGTCACCGTCCGCGACCTCGCCATCATGGCCGCCACCCTCGCCAACGGCGGCACCCAGCCCATCACCGGCGAACACATCCTCGACCCCAAAACCTGCCGCCTCACCCTCGCCGTCATGAGCTCCGCCGGCATGTACGACGGCGCCGGCCGCTGGATGGCCAACGTCGGCATCCCCGCCAAATCCGGGGTCGCCGGCGGGTTGATCGGTAACCTGCCCGGCCAGCTGGGCATCGCCACATTGTCGCCGCGTCTCGACGCCCAGGGCAACAGCCACCGCGGCGTCAAAATCTTCGAACGCCTCTCCGAAGACATGGGCATGCACCTCATGGCATCCGACTACTACAGCGCGCCGGGCATCCGTTCCATCACCCGCGACGGCGACCACACCATCGTCCGACTGCAAGGCACGATCAACTTCTCCGCCGCCGAAAGCATCCTCCACGACCTCACCAGCCAAACCCTCGGCGGCTCCGAAATGGTTCTCGACATCTCCCGCGTCACCTCCTTCAACCTCGTCGGCCGCCGCATGGTCAAAGAAGGCCTGCGCCGCTTCCGCGAGCAAGGATTCGACGTCGCCGTCTATGACCCCGAGGGCGTGCTCACCGACCTCGAATTCTCCGACGGCACAACCGCCGACACCGTGGGAGCCTTGGTGTGA
- a CDS encoding nicotinamidase: MSSPATALIVVDVQNDFCPGGSLATDQGAEVAALIAEHVARHGERYSHVVATQDWHIDPGSHFDTWPVHCVAGTPGAELHPALNTTLIDAFFRKGAHSAAYSGFEGAAEGGEGAAEGGEGLAQWLRQRGVDKLDVVGIATDHCVRATVLDGLDEGFEVRVLTDLCAAVDKQRGDAAFAEMVGSGAQLS, from the coding sequence ATGTCTAGCCCAGCCACCGCTCTCATCGTCGTTGATGTCCAGAATGATTTTTGCCCGGGTGGGAGCCTCGCCACTGACCAGGGCGCGGAGGTAGCTGCCCTCATCGCCGAGCATGTGGCGCGCCATGGCGAGCGCTACAGTCACGTCGTCGCCACGCAGGACTGGCATATCGACCCGGGCAGTCACTTCGACACGTGGCCGGTGCATTGCGTCGCGGGCACCCCCGGCGCCGAGTTGCACCCGGCTTTAAACACCACGCTTATCGACGCCTTCTTCCGCAAAGGTGCCCACTCCGCCGCCTACTCCGGCTTCGAAGGAGCCGCCGAAGGCGGCGAAGGAGCCGCCGAAGGCGGCGAAGGCTTGGCGCAGTGGTTGCGGCAGCGGGGTGTCGACAAGCTTGATGTGGTGGGGATTGCCACCGACCATTGCGTGCGGGCGACGGTCCTCGACGGCCTCGACGAAGGCTTTGAGGTGCGGGTGCTCACGGACCTGTGCGCGGCCGTCGACAAGCAACGCGGCGACGCCGCCTTCGCCGAAATGGTCGGCTCCGGCGCCCAACTGAGCTAA
- a CDS encoding DUF305 domain-containing protein, whose translation MRLSRILGALLAAALVAGCTPEPAQPQQAENMQSERTDAMPAEANDTDVHFLGMMVPHHQQAIDMAAVLLASDVTDPEVRDLAERIRDGQEAENAQMNEWAQQWGIDADMELHSHHIANGMVSPGVYESYAALQGEQLRTRFLELMHFHHQEVIAMTQDEVDGGGYQPLRDMATEMIAVQTAEMAEMERLYGGVPVP comes from the coding sequence ATGCGATTGTCGCGGATCCTGGGGGCTCTCCTGGCAGCGGCACTGGTGGCGGGATGTACCCCTGAACCAGCTCAGCCGCAGCAGGCGGAGAACATGCAATCCGAGCGCACTGATGCGATGCCGGCGGAGGCCAATGACACTGACGTCCATTTCCTGGGGATGATGGTGCCGCACCACCAGCAGGCGATCGACATGGCTGCGGTGCTACTCGCCTCGGATGTTACTGACCCGGAAGTCCGGGATCTCGCCGAGCGCATCCGCGATGGCCAGGAGGCGGAGAACGCCCAAATGAATGAGTGGGCGCAGCAGTGGGGGATTGATGCGGATATGGAGTTGCATTCGCACCACATTGCCAATGGCATGGTGTCGCCGGGGGTGTATGAGTCTTACGCCGCGCTGCAGGGGGAGCAGCTGCGCACGCGCTTTCTGGAGCTCATGCACTTCCACCACCAGGAGGTGATCGCCATGACGCAGGATGAGGTCGATGGGGGTGGCTATCAGCCCTTGCGGGACATGGCTACGGAGATGATCGCGGTCCAGACTGCGGAGATGGCGGAGATGGAGCGGCTGTACGGCGGGGTGCCGGTTCCTTAG
- a CDS encoding DUF3618 domain-containing protein — protein sequence MARDIDDIQRDIERTRRQLASTLDELATRSKPQNLVNDAKREAYLKVQDPQVQKILAGVGVAAVGIVTLVVLRNRKRSSDIKELQRMLAGRV from the coding sequence GTGGCACGAGATATTGATGATATCCAGCGCGACATCGAGCGCACCCGTCGCCAGCTCGCCAGCACCCTGGATGAGCTCGCGACCCGCAGCAAGCCGCAGAACCTGGTCAATGATGCCAAGCGCGAGGCGTACCTCAAGGTTCAGGACCCGCAGGTGCAGAAGATTCTCGCTGGTGTCGGTGTCGCCGCCGTGGGCATTGTGACCCTGGTGGTGCTGCGTAACCGCAAGCGCAGCAGCGACATCAAGGAGCTGCAGCGGATGCTCGCCGGCCGCGTCTAA
- the bcp gene encoding thioredoxin-dependent thiol peroxidase: MTEPSRLAVGDKAPDFSLPDDTGATVSLSDYAGQRVLVYFYPRANTPGCTKEACDFRDSLTQLNDQNITVLGISPDSPAKLAAFRADHDLTFPLLADEDKAVMTAWGAFGEKKNYGKIVQGVIRSTFLIEPDGTIGLAQYNVRATGHVARLLRDLG, encoded by the coding sequence ATGACAGAACCCTCACGTCTTGCCGTTGGTGACAAGGCCCCAGATTTCTCCCTCCCCGACGACACCGGAGCAACCGTCTCCCTCAGCGACTACGCCGGTCAACGGGTCCTCGTCTACTTCTACCCACGGGCCAACACCCCAGGCTGCACGAAGGAAGCCTGCGATTTCCGCGACTCCCTCACCCAGCTCAACGACCAGAACATCACGGTCCTGGGCATCTCACCCGACTCGCCCGCGAAGCTCGCCGCATTCCGCGCCGACCACGACCTCACCTTCCCCCTCCTAGCGGACGAGGACAAAGCCGTCATGACAGCCTGGGGCGCATTCGGCGAGAAGAAAAACTACGGCAAGATCGTCCAGGGCGTCATCCGCTCCACCTTCCTCATCGAGCCCGACGGCACCATCGGCCTTGCCCAATACAACGTCCGCGCCACCGGCCACGTCGCACGCCTCCTCCGCGACCTGGGATAG
- a CDS encoding TetR/AcrR family transcriptional regulator translates to MSEDTIIDAAAADATEDGILVPRRRPAQARSRERFNRILTAARSVLVDVGFESFTFDEVARRAGVPIGTLYQFFANKYVLICELDRVDTAENVAELKKFSERVPALQWPDILDEFIDHLSRMWHDDPSRRAVWHAVQSTPTTRATAAATEKQMLDIISDVVAPLSPASSPEERHQLAGLLVHTVSSLLNYAVRDESRDDARFESIVNEIKRMLVAYLFAVATG, encoded by the coding sequence ATGAGTGAAGACACGATCATCGACGCCGCCGCAGCCGACGCCACCGAAGACGGCATCCTCGTCCCCCGGCGTCGTCCCGCGCAGGCCCGCAGTCGGGAGCGGTTCAACCGCATCCTCACCGCCGCGCGGAGCGTGCTTGTCGACGTCGGCTTCGAATCCTTCACCTTCGATGAAGTCGCCCGCCGCGCCGGCGTGCCCATCGGCACGTTGTATCAGTTCTTCGCCAACAAATACGTCCTCATCTGCGAACTCGACCGCGTCGACACCGCCGAAAACGTCGCCGAACTAAAGAAGTTCTCCGAGCGCGTCCCCGCCCTCCAGTGGCCCGACATCCTCGACGAGTTCATCGACCACCTCTCCCGCATGTGGCACGACGACCCCTCGCGCCGCGCCGTCTGGCACGCCGTCCAGTCCACCCCCACCACCCGCGCCACGGCCGCCGCGACCGAAAAACAGATGCTCGACATCATCTCCGACGTCGTCGCCCCCCTCTCCCCCGCCTCCTCCCCGGAAGAGCGCCACCAGCTGGCCGGACTGCTTGTGCACACGGTGTCGTCCCTGCTCAACTATGCCGTCCGCGACGAATCCCGCGATGACGCGCGCTTCGAGTCCATCGTCAACGAGATCAAGCGGATGCTCGTGGCGTACCTGTTCGCGGTAGCCACTGGCTAG
- a CDS encoding MusI family membrane protein: protein MRLDGRLYSALSLLADVVVVNALLILTSLPLVTAGSASRAAAAVLGSMIEGEGSSRSKQFFREFARGWRPVTAWWFISSAVLLFAVYELSVILRAGLTATLTFMFAAAVLSGVIVISAVSVWFYPLHAQNPQPLRESFAKAVLSAIRFLPRTLGALAVAAAVPLLLFYMPGIWPAVLFFMLICGWAALYYVMLLILNVERG, encoded by the coding sequence ATGCGTCTCGACGGCCGCCTCTACTCCGCGCTTTCGTTGCTTGCCGACGTCGTCGTGGTCAACGCCCTACTCATCCTCACCAGCCTGCCACTAGTCACCGCCGGCTCTGCGAGCCGGGCGGCGGCGGCGGTGTTGGGGTCGATGATTGAGGGGGAAGGTTCGAGTCGGAGTAAGCAGTTTTTCCGGGAGTTTGCCCGTGGCTGGCGGCCGGTCACGGCGTGGTGGTTTATCTCATCGGCGGTGTTGTTGTTCGCTGTCTATGAGCTTTCGGTAATCCTGCGAGCGGGCCTGACTGCCACCCTGACCTTCATGTTTGCCGCCGCAGTGTTGTCTGGGGTGATCGTTATCTCAGCGGTCTCGGTGTGGTTTTATCCCCTGCACGCCCAGAATCCCCAGCCCCTGCGCGAGTCTTTCGCCAAGGCCGTCCTGAGCGCAATCCGTTTCCTGCCGCGTACCCTGGGCGCCCTGGCGGTTGCGGCCGCCGTGCCGCTGCTGTTGTTCTATATGCCCGGTATCTGGCCGGCGGTGTTGTTCTTCATGCTCATCTGCGGGTGGGCGGCGTTGTATTACGTCATGCTCCTGATCCTGAATGTGGAACGAGGATAG
- a CDS encoding carbohydrate ABC transporter permease → MTAPTLDKPHTKERSTSRGPAALFIYAVLAFLTLVFLGPIFFIFMNAFKNKLAIANDPFAIPLGDMWVGLENFVTGLMRQGFGWAIVWSFTITILSVIAIVFFSALTAYYIVRVKTWWTNALYYMFVFSMVIPFQMVMFPTVKIADMLNLANPIGIVVLYLGFGSGLSVFMFVGFIKSIPLEIEEAAMIDGCSPLQNYFRVVLPMCKPTAITVAILNAMWVWNDYLLPYLVIGLSTRYKTIPVLIQSFVGSHGNRDMGAMMAMLVLAIIPIIVFYMSAQKYIIEGVAAGAVKG, encoded by the coding sequence ATGACCGCGCCAACGCTGGACAAGCCACACACCAAGGAACGCTCCACTAGCCGCGGGCCCGCCGCACTATTCATTTATGCGGTGCTCGCCTTCTTAACGCTCGTGTTCTTAGGCCCGATCTTCTTCATCTTCATGAACGCGTTTAAGAACAAGCTCGCCATCGCCAACGATCCCTTCGCCATCCCCCTTGGCGATATGTGGGTCGGCCTGGAGAACTTCGTCACCGGGCTTATGCGCCAGGGTTTCGGTTGGGCGATCGTCTGGTCGTTTACCATCACCATTTTGTCGGTCATCGCGATTGTGTTTTTCTCGGCACTCACCGCCTATTACATCGTGCGGGTGAAGACGTGGTGGACGAACGCCTTGTATTACATGTTCGTCTTCTCCATGGTCATCCCGTTCCAGATGGTGATGTTCCCTACGGTCAAGATCGCCGACATGCTTAACCTGGCCAACCCCATCGGCATCGTGGTGCTCTACCTCGGTTTCGGCTCCGGGTTGTCGGTGTTCATGTTCGTCGGCTTCATCAAGTCCATCCCCCTGGAGATCGAGGAGGCAGCGATGATCGATGGTTGCTCCCCCCTCCAGAACTATTTCCGCGTGGTGCTGCCGATGTGCAAGCCCACGGCGATCACGGTCGCAATCTTGAACGCGATGTGGGTGTGGAACGACTATCTCTTGCCTTACCTCGTCATCGGCCTGTCGACGCGGTACAAGACGATTCCGGTGCTCATCCAAAGCTTCGTCGGCTCGCATGGCAACCGAGATATGGGCGCAATGATGGCGATGCTGGTCCTGGCGATTATCCCGATCATCGTTTTCTACATGTCTGCCCAGAAGTACATCATCGAGGGCGTCGCTGCCGGCGCCGTGAAGGGATAG
- a CDS encoding carbohydrate ABC transporter permease, with protein sequence MQRSLKKYFPIFVLPTLIAFAIAFLVPFIMGFLLSFASFTTITDASFVGVQNYVDAFGQREGFVRSFGFTALVVVVSLVTVNLFAFAIAWVLTRKLAGTNFFRTVFFMPNLIGGIVLGYTWQSMINAVLANYGTTIVADWKYGYVGLIILINWQLVGYMMIIYIAGLQNVPPELVEAAEIDGANKWMVLRHVTIPMVMPSITICLFLTLSNTFKMFDQNLALTNGAPQSQTEMVALNIVNTMFNRIGVEGVGQAKAVIFVVVVVVFALFQLRVTRSREVEA encoded by the coding sequence ATGCAAAGATCACTGAAGAAGTATTTCCCCATCTTCGTGCTGCCCACGCTGATTGCTTTCGCCATCGCGTTCCTGGTGCCGTTCATTATGGGTTTCCTCCTTTCCTTCGCCAGTTTCACCACCATCACCGACGCTTCGTTTGTGGGCGTGCAGAACTACGTCGACGCCTTCGGGCAGCGCGAAGGGTTTGTTCGTTCCTTCGGATTTACCGCTCTCGTCGTGGTGGTTTCCCTGGTCACTGTCAACCTTTTCGCCTTCGCCATCGCCTGGGTTTTGACCAGGAAGCTGGCCGGCACCAACTTCTTTCGCACCGTCTTCTTTATGCCCAACCTCATCGGCGGCATCGTGCTGGGCTATACCTGGCAGTCGATGATCAACGCTGTGCTGGCTAACTACGGCACCACGATCGTCGCCGATTGGAAGTACGGGTACGTGGGCCTGATCATCCTCATCAACTGGCAGTTGGTGGGTTACATGATGATCATCTACATCGCCGGTCTGCAAAACGTGCCCCCGGAGCTCGTGGAGGCCGCAGAGATCGACGGTGCCAACAAGTGGATGGTTTTGCGCCATGTCACCATTCCGATGGTGATGCCGTCGATCACCATCTGTTTGTTCCTCACTTTGTCCAACACCTTCAAGATGTTCGACCAGAACCTCGCTCTGACCAATGGCGCGCCCCAGTCGCAGACGGAAATGGTCGCGCTTAATATCGTCAACACCATGTTTAACCGCATTGGTGTGGAGGGCGTGGGCCAGGCCAAGGCCGTCATCTTCGTGGTGGTCGTCGTCGTGTTCGCCCTCTTCCAACTGCGGGTGACCAGAAGTAGGGAGGTCGAGGCATGA
- a CDS encoding ABC transporter substrate-binding protein — translation MSKFSRLLGTLGASVLAASALVACGSSEDTADVYFLNFKPEQDAAYQAIAKKYTEETGVPVKVVTAASGTYEQTLKSEVAKSDAPTLFQINGPVGLQTWQSYAADITDLDATKALNADIDPLKGEDGKIYGLPFAVEGYGIIYNEEIFDNYFALPGAPVGSLNEVDSFTELKAVAEDMQSKADELGINGVFASTSLASGEDWRWQTHLANLPVHQEFVDLGDNRPAELEFKYNAEFKNLFDLYLDNSTVPRTLTPSKAVSDSMAEFALGQAAMVQNGNWAWSQISDVNGNVVKKDKIKYLPMYMGLPNEASQGLAIGTENYLAVNAKASELDQQASRDFVNWLFTTDEGRALVVSDLGFIAPFDGFTVADTPDDPLAKEIAANMTDSTKTAIPWDFQYFPSQQFKNDFGQALAQYATGNLDWNQVVETFRDSWAAEQAALK, via the coding sequence ATGAGTAAGTTTTCCCGCCTTTTAGGCACCCTCGGGGCCAGCGTCCTCGCCGCTTCGGCGCTTGTGGCCTGCGGCTCCAGTGAAGACACCGCGGACGTCTACTTCCTCAATTTCAAGCCGGAACAGGACGCCGCCTACCAGGCCATCGCCAAGAAGTACACGGAGGAAACCGGCGTCCCCGTCAAGGTCGTCACCGCTGCCTCGGGCACCTACGAGCAGACCTTGAAGTCCGAGGTCGCCAAGTCCGATGCCCCCACCCTCTTCCAGATCAACGGCCCCGTTGGCCTGCAAACCTGGCAGAGCTACGCCGCTGACATCACTGACCTCGACGCCACCAAGGCGCTCAACGCGGACATTGATCCACTGAAGGGCGAGGACGGCAAGATCTACGGCTTGCCGTTCGCCGTCGAGGGCTACGGCATCATTTACAACGAGGAGATCTTCGACAACTACTTCGCGCTCCCCGGCGCGCCCGTCGGCTCCTTGAATGAGGTCGACAGCTTCACCGAGCTCAAGGCCGTCGCTGAGGACATGCAGTCCAAGGCCGACGAGTTGGGCATCAACGGCGTGTTCGCCTCCACCTCTTTGGCTTCGGGCGAAGACTGGCGTTGGCAGACCCACCTGGCCAACCTGCCCGTGCACCAGGAGTTCGTCGATCTCGGCGATAACCGCCCGGCGGAGCTGGAGTTCAAGTACAACGCGGAGTTTAAGAACCTCTTCGATCTGTACCTCGACAACTCCACCGTCCCGCGCACTCTCACCCCGTCGAAGGCTGTGTCCGATTCGATGGCGGAGTTCGCGCTCGGCCAGGCTGCGATGGTCCAAAACGGTAACTGGGCGTGGAGCCAGATCAGCGACGTCAACGGCAACGTGGTCAAGAAGGACAAGATCAAGTACCTGCCGATGTACATGGGCCTGCCCAATGAGGCTTCTCAGGGCTTGGCGATTGGCACCGAGAACTACCTGGCGGTCAACGCTAAGGCCTCCGAGCTGGATCAGCAAGCCTCCCGTGATTTCGTCAACTGGCTGTTTACTACCGACGAGGGCCGCGCACTGGTCGTCAGCGATCTCGGCTTTATCGCTCCGTTCGACGGCTTCACTGTCGCCGACACTCCGGACGATCCTTTGGCCAAGGAGATCGCGGCGAACATGACCGATTCGACTAAGACCGCCATTCCGTGGGACTTCCAGTACTTCCCGTCCCAGCAGTTCAAGAACGATTTCGGCCAGGCCTTGGCGCAGTACGCCACCGGCAACCTGGACTGGAACCAGGTCGTTGAGACCTTCCGTGACTCTTGGGCAGCCGAACAGGCCGCGCTGAAGTAA
- a CDS encoding ABC transporter ATP-binding protein — MGNVTFNNATRHFPGNDRPSVDKLNLEIAEGEFLVVVGPSGCGKSTALRMLAGLEEINSGSIHIGGKDVTNVAPKDRDIAMVFQNYALYPHMTVRENMGFALKIAKKPQAEIDQLVEAAARSLDLLPYLDRKPKALSGGQRQRVAMGRAIVRRPQVFLMDEPLSNLDAKLRVQTRTQIASLQRELGVTTLYVTHDQTEALTMGDRIAVLKDGVLQQVGTPREMYETPANEFVAGFIGSPAMNLGTFAVTPDGTATLGAATVHIPAATREAMRAEDNGQVIIGFRPEALDIVPESEAQTGTIPVEVILVEELGSDSYIYGRLVGGGDLGSGTKSNPDEVETNQIVIRAQPNLAPAPGSVVHIRVHDGALHAFSASTGERLPS; from the coding sequence ATGGGCAACGTCACGTTCAACAACGCCACCCGCCACTTCCCTGGCAACGACCGGCCCTCGGTCGACAAACTCAATCTAGAAATCGCCGAAGGCGAATTCCTCGTCGTCGTCGGCCCATCCGGCTGCGGCAAGTCCACCGCCCTGCGCATGCTCGCGGGCCTGGAAGAAATCAACTCCGGCAGCATCCACATCGGCGGCAAAGACGTCACCAACGTCGCACCCAAAGACCGCGATATCGCCATGGTCTTCCAGAACTACGCCCTCTACCCGCACATGACCGTCCGGGAAAACATGGGCTTCGCGCTCAAGATCGCGAAAAAGCCGCAGGCGGAGATCGACCAGCTGGTCGAAGCGGCCGCCCGCAGCCTCGACCTGCTCCCCTACCTCGACCGCAAGCCCAAAGCCCTATCCGGTGGCCAGCGCCAGCGTGTCGCCATGGGTCGCGCCATCGTCCGCCGCCCCCAGGTCTTCCTCATGGACGAACCACTGTCCAACCTCGACGCCAAGCTGCGCGTGCAGACCCGAACCCAGATCGCCTCGCTGCAGCGGGAGCTCGGCGTGACCACCCTGTATGTCACCCACGACCAGACCGAGGCCCTGACCATGGGCGATCGCATCGCGGTCCTCAAAGACGGCGTGCTGCAGCAGGTCGGTACCCCACGGGAGATGTATGAGACCCCGGCCAACGAGTTCGTCGCCGGGTTCATCGGCTCCCCTGCCATGAACCTCGGCACCTTCGCCGTCACCCCGGACGGCACCGCCACCCTAGGTGCCGCGACGGTGCACATCCCGGCCGCCACCCGGGAGGCGATGCGCGCGGAAGACAACGGCCAAGTCATTATCGGATTCCGCCCCGAAGCCCTCGACATCGTGCCCGAATCGGAAGCCCAGACCGGCACCATCCCCGTCGAAGTCATCCTGGTCGAGGAGCTCGGATCTGATTCCTACATCTACGGCCGACTAGTCGGCGGCGGCGATCTAGGTTCGGGCACGAAGTCGAACCCGGACGAGGTAGAAACCAACCAGATCGTCATTCGCGCGCAGCCGAACCTGGCGCCCGCACCGGGCTCAGTCGTGCACATCCGCGTCCACGACGGCGCCCTGCACGCATTCTCGGCGTCGACAGGCGAGCGCCTGCCGTCCTAG
- a CDS encoding winged helix-turn-helix domain-containing protein produces the protein MTHPRAQLNPAFTNPLRFSLMATLAGVTEISFKQAREYLQTTDSTLSKHASALEELGYVAVKKSFIGKKPTTRLAMSKQGERAWQDHLAALRAIAL, from the coding sequence GTGACCCACCCACGCGCCCAGCTCAACCCCGCCTTCACCAACCCCCTGCGCTTCTCCCTCATGGCCACCCTCGCGGGCGTCACCGAGATCTCCTTCAAGCAAGCCCGCGAGTACCTTCAGACCACCGACTCCACCCTCTCCAAGCACGCATCCGCACTCGAAGAACTTGGTTACGTCGCCGTGAAGAAATCCTTCATTGGCAAGAAACCCACCACCCGGCTGGCAATGTCTAAACAGGGCGAACGTGCCTGGCAGGATCACCTCGCCGCTCTTCGCGCCATCGCCCTCTAA
- the acpS gene encoding holo-ACP synthase AcpS, whose protein sequence is MYNVGVDIVHVPGFREQLAMPGSSFENVFSALELRVADNRPDRGLHLAGRWAAKEAFIKAWSQALYGRPPAMSPEAVDFREIEIRPDRWGRVDVDTRGVVADAVRGSIGEIRTSLSISHDGDYATATCLVLTD, encoded by the coding sequence ATGTACAACGTTGGGGTCGATATCGTTCATGTGCCTGGGTTTCGGGAGCAGCTGGCAATGCCGGGATCGAGCTTCGAGAATGTGTTTAGCGCGTTGGAGCTGCGGGTAGCGGACAATCGGCCTGATCGGGGGCTACATTTGGCGGGGCGGTGGGCTGCGAAGGAGGCCTTCATTAAGGCCTGGTCGCAGGCCTTGTATGGAAGGCCCCCGGCGATGTCGCCGGAGGCCGTGGACTTCCGCGAGATTGAGATTCGGCCGGACCGTTGGGGACGGGTGGACGTCGATACGCGGGGTGTGGTGGCGGACGCTGTGCGGGGCAGTATCGGGGAGATACGGACCAGTTTGTCGATTAGCCATGATGGTGACTATGCGACAGCAACGTGCCTGGTGCTGACTGATTAG